A region from the Perca fluviatilis chromosome 16, GENO_Pfluv_1.0, whole genome shotgun sequence genome encodes:
- the LOC120575649 gene encoding uncharacterized protein LOC120575649 translates to MFNTDQPRGKRLFSTPAPCIVKKTDFHMYVLSVPGQFTPKASEELELAHAGLGKRMLSIPDHLKHDEIVALLEEEFPELKTLQGGWMFFKSTGGSGRRKLSTIPTDAEGYSTRLLKSASNNGQNMVFVVPLQEKLSTEPLSYDSVEFAKMPQSKCITCGSQMPLQLLPLHVEECNGTLTESESGTCLDEDCSVLEQPVPSTIGMDESLAVCPICLASYPADVLPSYASTCGDRMNCAQPSVAASPPRGEELPGPPVPQSSVQQSSAASTWATEVDPQKACQLFREDLLNCYSESPLLSLSLDMFDAEEEQDSALISFYKQNNVNWAAPFKCRLRGSAASTTLFEGEKEHRVPSAAVILRESNLFEMAGRMMGHSFLHGGFSFSGLSLPVVTLLTGESIDTALTLEDCPDIDHRETIGLVLHRVKQPINEIRKGLKQTGIWPLLSDRPDVHRFIFPRESSEELNPQTVIQNITWPQPNFDSDEDEDDTVPLEKISLVTGFLRKFIEEASPDVLRDLMKFWVGWELPTTKLNLEVVTSTYPAALTCFFKLKLPSHYQTYKIFTRT, encoded by the exons ATGTTTAATACTGATCAGCCAAGAGGAAAACGACTATTCTCGACCCCTGCCCCTTGCATTGTGAAAAAGACAGACTTTCATATGTATGTCCTTTCGGTACCCGGTCAGTTCACACCAAAGGCCTCAGAAGAGCTAGAACTTGCCCATGCTGGCCTTGGGAAGAGGATGTTAAGTATACCAGACCACTTGAAACACGATGAG attgtagCTCTACTTGAGGAGGAATTTCCCGAACTGAAGACCTTACAAGGAGGTTGGATGTTTTTCAAGTCTACAG GTGGTAGCGGACGTCGCAAGCTGTCCACAATTCCAACTGACGCTGAGGGTTACTCCACAAGGCTTCTTAAATCGGCATCTAACAATGGACAAAACATGGTATTTGTAGTTCCACTACAGGAGAAGCTTTCTACTGAACCACTTTCCTATGATTCAGTAGAGTTCGCCAAGATGCCACAGTCAAAATGCATTACATGTGGCAGTCAAATGCCTTTGCAGCTGTTGCCGTTGCATGTGGAGGAATGCAATGGCACATTGACT gagaGTGAATCTGGGACATGTCTTGATGAAGATTGTTCAGTTCTTGAGCAGCCAGTCCCATCTACCATAGGCATGGATGAATCCTTGGCG gtctGCCCAATCTGTCTTGCATCGTACCCAGCTGATGTTCTCCCATCTTATGCAAGCACATGTGGTGACAG AATGAACTGTGCTCAACCCAGCGTAGCAGCCAGCCCCCCAAGGGGAGAAGAATTGCCAGGACCCCCAGTTCCACAATCGTCAGTTCAACAATCGTCAGCAG CTTCAACCTGGGCCACTGAAGTCGACCCCCAAAAAGCATGCCAGTTGTTCAGAGAAGATTTACTGAACTGTTACTCTGAAAGTCCActcctctctctatcactcGACATGTTTGACGcagaagaagaacaggacagtgcATTAATTTCATTCTATAAGCAGAATAATGTGAACTGGGCAGCTCCATTCAAGTGCAGGCTGAGAG GCTCTGCTGCTTCTACAACCCTTTTTGAGGGGGAAAAAGAACATCGGGTTCCCTCTGCAGCTGTTATCCTGCGGGAAAGCAACCTATTTGAGATGGCAGGTCGTATGATGGGTCATTCTTTCCTGCATGGTGGGTTCAGCTTCTCTGGACTCAGTTTGCCTGTGGTGACCCTATTGACTGGTGAGAGCATTGACACTGCTCTGACACTGGAGGACTGTCCTGATATTGACCATCGTGAAACAATTGGTTTG GTACTTCACCGTGTTAAACAGCCAATTAATGAAATACGGAAAGGCCTTAAACAAACAGGAATCTGGCCACTTCTTTCTGATAGGCCAGATGTCCACCGCTTCATTTTCCCAAGGGAGTCAAGTGAGGAGCTTAACCCACAG ACCGTGATCCAGAACATTACCTGGCCACAACCTAACTTTGACAGCGACGAGGATGAGGACGACACTGTTCCATTGGAGAAAATCAGTCTTGTCACTGGATTTTTGAGAAAATTCATAGAGGAAG CGTCACCAGATGTGCTGCGTGACCTGATGAAGTTTTGGGTGGGGTGGGAACTgccaacaacaaaactaaatctTGAGGTTGTAACCTCAACTTATCCAGCTGCTCTCACCTGCTTCTTCAAGTTGAAGCTCCCCAGCCACTACCAGACCTACAAGATTTTCACCAGGACTTGA